In a single window of the Prochlorococcus marinus str. AS9601 genome:
- a CDS encoding autotransporter outer membrane beta-barrel domain-containing protein, whose amino-acid sequence MTKKFFTFIKRGQSKNLIYIVIISIFSGYSFQKTIAANNETNITVGLTCGIIGWNNGKWEELSLNSGHLDAPWYTGKKGGNSWTENENNKASRIWSDKYFEQNSINWVRFAYFSDEVTQPTRTMVRHHRWKNSTSSQFTWTDDNRAQNWAQYIGNCSTENGIPDVGIPNEDIELLAKNIVLEVSNTRENNYKMALNFLPKSLFATGGKAIQAYQNDLVTAVKKKSKNNKKEKVSIWTSIFSGNNSPFDFNTNNFGEYGNWKSDHNGFLIGLTNEVGSNKFISIFGNNGSVKVDFLDQGGGTYKPKGNGFGIVIGKESEKNYSHFLFSNTSFSGKHNRGLIPVGDFAGGSASGNKSITSYVFDLTIGKRKEVNGFLINPEISGTWNQNIDHEWKESGGDPFNLQYNEYKDNFLLTEISIAISKKAKVYEKFILTPTIKAGWIVDWDLNNKPATITNLENSQTITIKPDEQNQQGILIESSIKLGPTKDSESKLEAEVSYGIKLWESNQKFSDWRAAIGVSYFFD is encoded by the coding sequence TTGACAAAAAAATTCTTCACATTTATAAAGCGCGGTCAATCTAAGAATTTAATTTATATAGTAATAATTTCTATTTTTTCTGGTTATAGTTTTCAAAAGACGATAGCTGCGAACAATGAAACTAACATCACCGTTGGTCTAACATGCGGAATAATAGGTTGGAATAATGGAAAATGGGAGGAGCTTTCTTTAAATAGTGGACACTTAGATGCTCCTTGGTATACAGGTAAAAAAGGAGGGAATAGTTGGACAGAAAATGAAAATAATAAAGCTTCAAGGATATGGTCTGATAAATATTTTGAACAAAATTCCATCAATTGGGTAAGATTTGCATATTTTTCAGATGAAGTTACCCAACCCACAAGAACGATGGTTCGTCATCATAGATGGAAAAATTCTACTTCTAGTCAATTTACTTGGACTGATGATAATAGAGCTCAAAATTGGGCACAGTATATAGGCAACTGCTCAACTGAGAATGGTATACCTGATGTTGGCATTCCAAATGAAGATATTGAGTTGTTGGCAAAAAATATAGTCTTAGAAGTATCAAATACTAGAGAAAACAACTATAAAATGGCACTAAACTTTTTACCGAAAAGTTTATTTGCGACAGGAGGAAAAGCTATTCAGGCTTATCAAAACGACCTCGTAACTGCAGTTAAAAAGAAATCAAAAAATAATAAAAAAGAAAAGGTTTCAATATGGACGTCAATATTTAGTGGAAATAACTCACCTTTTGATTTCAATACTAATAATTTTGGAGAATATGGGAATTGGAAAAGTGATCATAATGGTTTTCTTATTGGTCTAACTAATGAAGTTGGTTCAAATAAATTTATTTCTATATTTGGAAATAATGGTTCTGTTAAAGTCGATTTCCTCGATCAAGGAGGAGGAACATATAAACCTAAAGGGAATGGTTTTGGAATTGTAATTGGTAAAGAATCAGAAAAAAATTATTCGCATTTTCTTTTTAGTAATACTAGCTTTAGTGGAAAACACAATCGCGGACTTATTCCGGTTGGTGACTTTGCTGGTGGATCTGCGAGCGGGAATAAAAGCATAACTTCTTATGTTTTTGATCTAACAATTGGCAAGAGAAAAGAGGTAAATGGATTTCTCATTAATCCTGAAATAAGTGGCACCTGGAATCAAAATATAGATCATGAATGGAAAGAGTCAGGAGGTGATCCATTTAATCTTCAGTACAACGAATACAAAGATAATTTTCTTCTCACAGAAATCTCGATTGCCATATCAAAAAAGGCTAAAGTTTATGAGAAATTCATATTAACTCCAACAATTAAAGCTGGATGGATTGTTGATTGGGATTTAAATAATAAGCCAGCAACAATTACTAATCTCGAAAATAGCCAAACAATAACTATTAAACCTGATGAACAAAACCAGCAAGGAATATTAATAGAGAGTTCCATAAAACTAGGTCCAACGAAAGATAGTGAGTCTAAGCTTGAGGCTGAAGTTTCATATGGAATAAAACTTTGGGAATCAAACCAAAAGTTTTCTGATTGGAGAGCCGCAATAGGAGTGTCTTATTTTTTCGATTAA
- a CDS encoding YadA C-terminal domain-containing protein, with protein MNKLSKTLLITFLGLFSINPSYAFDVFSLESDTTNNVLKVYGVDLITKEKTLLTEKNLGGSDPSSAGRNSYVNPNSGELVIITNESGQEAYNWKTNTWRTIDESLFPNAPHILQVPSASGNGSLEVYSLGEKTFHVQTTSSQKKLWGTNSDGKVVPINITNGSKLLIDGRDVEQSINNVGALSAALTGLPTIPTETNHACGLGTGTHGGDFAFSGGCASKVNEKLSINYAASMTIPGQDYAGDFEDTFSARAGFVWKLGKSLKPTQIGLKDKAIIDEKISILEKDNEILKAKNDEIISQNQKLLSRLMKLENIALNFQSKPEIISAATKD; from the coding sequence TTGAACAAACTTTCAAAAACATTATTAATAACATTTTTAGGATTATTTTCTATAAATCCAAGTTATGCATTTGATGTTTTTTCCCTTGAGTCTGATACCACAAATAATGTGCTGAAGGTTTATGGGGTGGATTTAATAACTAAAGAAAAGACATTATTAACTGAAAAAAATTTAGGCGGATCAGATCCTTCTTCAGCGGGAAGAAACTCTTACGTAAATCCAAATTCCGGGGAGCTTGTAATAATTACCAATGAAAGTGGTCAAGAAGCTTATAACTGGAAAACAAATACTTGGAGAACAATTGATGAAAGTTTATTCCCCAATGCTCCTCATATTTTACAAGTACCCTCTGCGAGTGGTAATGGTTCATTAGAAGTTTATAGTCTTGGAGAAAAAACATTTCACGTCCAAACAACCTCATCACAAAAAAAATTATGGGGGACCAACTCAGATGGGAAAGTCGTCCCAATAAACATAACGAACGGGAGTAAATTATTAATAGATGGCAGAGATGTAGAGCAATCAATTAATAATGTGGGAGCGTTAAGTGCCGCTCTTACAGGTTTACCGACTATTCCTACCGAAACCAACCATGCTTGTGGATTAGGGACAGGAACTCATGGAGGTGATTTTGCATTTTCAGGTGGTTGTGCATCTAAAGTCAATGAAAAACTGTCAATTAATTATGCCGCATCTATGACTATTCCTGGTCAAGATTACGCAGGTGATTTTGAAGATACTTTTTCCGCAAGAGCAGGATTTGTTTGGAAGTTAGGTAAATCATTGAAACCAACTCAAATAGGTTTGAAAGATAAGGCAATTATTGATGAAAAAATATCAATTCTTGAAAAAGATAATGAGATTTTAAAAGCTAAAAATGATGAGATAATTTCTCAAAATCAAAAACTTTTATCGAGATTAATGAAATTAGAAAATATAGCTTTAAATTTTCAATCAAAGCCAGAGATAATTTCTGCCGCCACCAAAGACTAA
- a CDS encoding adenine phosphoribosyltransferase produces MKKLEDLILTYKDFPKKGIEFKDVLEILQYPDIFQDIILKMSSNQFLKKAEAIISIDARGFIFGSAVALESSKPMIVARKPGKLPGQLLTREYDLEYGKNSLSIQVNALKKFNSFVIVDDLLATGGTVKSVSRLIRDQKKKILGLITVVELKSLKGKSKLDFPVHSIVTL; encoded by the coding sequence ATGAAAAAATTAGAAGATTTGATTCTCACTTATAAGGATTTTCCAAAAAAAGGGATTGAATTTAAGGACGTTCTCGAAATTCTTCAATATCCAGATATTTTTCAGGACATAATTTTAAAAATGTCTTCAAATCAATTCCTAAAAAAAGCTGAAGCAATAATTTCCATAGATGCGAGGGGATTTATTTTTGGTTCAGCAGTTGCTCTAGAATCATCTAAACCTATGATTGTGGCACGTAAACCTGGGAAACTACCAGGACAGTTATTAACAAGAGAATATGATTTGGAATATGGGAAAAATTCTCTTTCAATACAAGTTAATGCCCTGAAAAAATTTAATTCTTTTGTAATCGTAGATGATTTATTAGCTACAGGAGGAACAGTTAAATCTGTATCAAGGTTGATTCGTGATCAAAAGAAGAAAATATTGGGATTAATAACTGTTGTTGAATTGAAGAGTTTAAAAGGCAAATCTAAGTTGGATTTTCCAGTACACTCAATAGTTACCTTATAG